The Candidatus Nanohalovita haloferacivicina genome has a window encoding:
- a CDS encoding ABC transporter ATP-binding protein produces MALINLEDVVKEYQMGENIVQALRGSNLQIEEGDFVAIMGPSGSGKSTLMNMVGALDVPTRGKVTLDDNNLSDLSENELARLRSEKVGFVFQKFNLISSMTAQENVALPMLFRGASRKERMERSRELLERMGLEDRLDHMPSELSGGQQQRVSIARALVNDPEIILADEPTGNLDTETGDKVMDLLKELNEEEGKTIIMVTHDPHDAQYAQYIVDITDGVTTKKEKEENYEYTTRVEED; encoded by the coding sequence ATGGCACTGATTAATCTGGAGGATGTAGTAAAAGAATATCAGATGGGTGAGAACATTGTACAGGCCCTAAGAGGTTCTAATCTTCAGATAGAGGAAGGAGATTTCGTTGCAATCATGGGGCCTTCCGGATCAGGAAAATCTACTCTTATGAACATGGTAGGAGCTCTCGATGTACCTACAAGAGGAAAAGTAACTCTCGATGACAACAATCTATCAGATCTCTCGGAAAATGAACTCGCCCGGTTAAGAAGTGAGAAGGTAGGTTTTGTATTTCAGAAATTCAATCTTATCTCCTCAATGACGGCCCAGGAGAACGTTGCTCTGCCGATGCTGTTCCGTGGCGCATCGAGAAAGGAGAGGATGGAAAGAAGCAGAGAACTGCTGGAAAGGATGGGCCTGGAGGATAGATTGGATCACATGCCTTCAGAGCTTTCAGGAGGACAACAGCAGAGAGTATCGATTGCCAGAGCACTGGTAAACGATCCTGAGATCATTCTTGCAGATGAGCCGACAGGAAACCTCGATACAGAGACCGGTGACAAAGTAATGGATCTACTGAAAGAACTGAATGAAGAGGAAGGGAAGACAATTATCATGGTTACGCACGATCCACACGACGCCCAGTACGCGCAGTACATTGTCGACATAACAGATGGCGTAACAACGAAAAAGGAAAAAGAAGAAAACTATGAATATACAACTCGAGTTGAAGAGGATTAA
- a CDS encoding COG1361 S-layer family protein, whose amino-acid sequence MKRLAIALTLVALFSGLASSQTQTASPPNQIELQVMSTEPSPLQIGQYADVRFKVTNERSDDFDNVTVLFRENYPFSVDPDNKKRWRIASLESGDSYQFRMQVRVDSNALQGEETMEFRVETANGARTFEIPVQVKADDDGLVISDVSFPEKVAPGTSRTMNLTIENTARAYFRNVEVSVNPDASTPVVTSGTSGKRIGSIESGETEEVSYTLNIDEGAENGVYRIPLELEYENEAGASLSKSETTGIVVGGSPQIEVGLNDDGAIPSGSTGTVTFRFINRGEGTAKFVKVEVLEGENYIIRTGSSVYLGDMNSDDYQTAESEIYTSPGTDTINIPVNVTYQENGEEKTLTETVTVDALTSEERNLYGSSSGSPILPVVIVILLLAGGLYYWRKRR is encoded by the coding sequence ATGAAACGACTTGCAATAGCTTTAACACTTGTAGCCTTGTTTTCAGGGCTTGCATCATCACAAACACAGACAGCCTCACCGCCAAACCAGATAGAATTACAGGTAATGTCTACAGAACCTTCGCCTTTACAGATAGGCCAGTACGCCGATGTAAGATTCAAAGTTACCAATGAAAGATCTGACGACTTTGACAATGTAACAGTACTTTTCAGAGAAAACTATCCTTTCTCGGTGGATCCAGATAACAAGAAAAGATGGAGGATCGCAAGCCTTGAATCTGGAGACAGCTACCAGTTCAGAATGCAGGTAAGAGTCGACTCCAACGCACTACAGGGAGAAGAAACAATGGAATTCAGAGTTGAGACAGCAAACGGAGCGAGAACATTTGAAATACCTGTACAGGTAAAAGCTGACGACGACGGCCTCGTCATAAGCGATGTATCGTTCCCGGAAAAAGTAGCGCCAGGAACCTCAAGAACAATGAATCTAACAATAGAAAACACGGCAAGAGCCTACTTCAGAAACGTAGAAGTATCCGTCAATCCTGACGCAAGCACACCGGTAGTAACTTCAGGAACATCAGGAAAGAGAATAGGAAGCATAGAATCAGGAGAAACCGAAGAAGTATCTTATACACTTAACATCGATGAAGGAGCAGAAAACGGAGTATACAGAATCCCTCTCGAACTCGAATACGAAAACGAAGCAGGAGCATCACTATCCAAATCAGAGACCACAGGAATTGTAGTAGGAGGAAGCCCACAGATAGAGGTAGGCCTTAACGACGATGGAGCAATTCCTTCAGGATCCACGGGTACAGTAACCTTCAGATTCATCAACAGAGGAGAAGGAACAGCAAAATTCGTAAAAGTAGAAGTTCTTGAAGGAGAAAACTACATTATCCGAACAGGAAGCAGCGTATACCTGGGAGACATGAATTCAGACGACTACCAGACAGCAGAATCTGAAATCTACACTTCTCCAGGCACAGACACAATCAATATTCCTGTAAACGTAACCTACCAGGAAAACGGAGAGGAAAAGACACTTACAGAAACAGTAACAGTGGATGCACTGACATCTGAAGAAAGAAACCTCTACGGCAGCTCTTCAGGCAGCCCTATCCTTCCCGTGGTAATAGTAATCCTACTGCTGGCAGGAGGCCTCTACTACTGGAGAAAAAGAAGGTAA
- a CDS encoding geranylgeranyl reductase family protein produces MNDLIIVGAGPVGSHLAQKMQEKSLNVLVIERSNEIGRPLACSGHVSPDIWNFVPEDARERLYQNEIKGANFHTESDKEYTFYKKETVSYVIDRVELDKLKAEEAQKAGAEYRMGETVLEVEEKEDKVIVETDSDTYEARMVAGCDGASSTVRSKAGLPEPDHFYQGILCFSNEKDSSDHVDVFLEVPKFFGWRIPRTDSVEYGAAVPKGENPRKWLNKVTDGYITEEEQENICAGAIPIGPPEKVTSERIFLAGDAAAQTKPFTGGGILYGMRAAEKAAETIDVEEPPSLEDYEKAWRKELLNDIRVGSIAESAYSWPEIIQRAGMRFFEGEIGVHMDRPTSLFSIQQIKTLFKR; encoded by the coding sequence ATGAACGACCTAATCATAGTCGGAGCAGGCCCAGTAGGATCACACCTCGCACAGAAAATGCAGGAAAAAAGCCTCAACGTCCTCGTAATAGAAAGAAGCAATGAAATAGGAAGGCCTCTCGCATGCTCAGGCCACGTATCGCCCGACATCTGGAACTTCGTACCAGAAGATGCAAGAGAAAGGCTCTACCAGAATGAAATAAAAGGGGCCAATTTTCACACAGAATCCGACAAAGAATACACTTTCTACAAAAAAGAGACAGTCTCCTACGTAATTGACAGAGTAGAGCTCGATAAATTAAAGGCGGAAGAGGCCCAGAAAGCAGGAGCAGAATACCGAATGGGAGAAACAGTCCTGGAAGTAGAAGAGAAAGAAGACAAAGTAATAGTTGAAACAGACAGCGACACATACGAGGCCAGAATGGTGGCAGGCTGCGACGGCGCATCCTCAACAGTCAGATCCAAAGCAGGCCTCCCTGAACCAGACCATTTCTATCAGGGAATACTCTGCTTCTCCAACGAAAAAGACTCTTCAGATCACGTAGACGTATTTCTTGAAGTACCGAAGTTTTTCGGCTGGAGAATACCACGTACAGACTCCGTAGAGTACGGAGCAGCAGTACCAAAAGGAGAAAACCCGCGAAAATGGCTGAACAAAGTAACAGACGGATACATTACGGAAGAAGAACAGGAAAACATCTGCGCAGGAGCAATACCCATAGGCCCTCCTGAAAAAGTTACTTCGGAAAGAATTTTTCTGGCAGGAGATGCCGCAGCTCAAACCAAGCCATTCACAGGAGGAGGAATACTTTATGGAATGCGGGCGGCAGAAAAAGCAGCAGAGACAATCGATGTAGAAGAACCTCCATCTCTTGAAGACTACGAAAAGGCCTGGAGAAAAGAACTTCTCAACGATATCAGAGTAGGTTCGATCGCAGAATCAGCTTATTCGTGGCCTGAAATAATACAGAGAGCAGGAATGAGATTCTTCGAGGGAGAGATCGGAGTACACATGGACAGGCCAACCTCGCTATTCAGCATTCAGCAAATTAAGACGTTATTCAAGCGATAA